The nucleotide window TCGTCGCTGCTCGAAAACGCCGCCCGCCGCGCCGACGAGAACGACCGCAAGACCGTGCAGCCGCGCGACCTGTAAGGTCGACCGCTCGATTTTCGAACTATTTTACCGCCGATCAGCGACGGCTACAGCCCGCATCGATCGTCAGGGCCGTGTGGTGGGACATCTCATTGGATATCCATCCGGATGAAGCGATGCCGGCTCACTCCCACCAGTACGACTGTGGCGGCGAGCAGGAGGGCCGCGCCGGCGACGTCGTACACACCATCCAGCAGGATGTCGTTCGGGTCGAAGTGGGCCATCGGGGCGACGTTCGCCAGCCAGCCGACGTCCGTCACGGGGACGAACGATTGGAAGAGATACAGCGCGAACAACAGCCCGATGGCGGCGTTTCTCGCGGTGTCGGCGTCGTCGAGAAACACCGAGAGCGCCAGTCCGATCGCCCCACAGCAGAGCAGATACGGGATCGAGAGCGCGTGGAGGGCGGCGAGCTCCGCGAGGGGAACGGTGACGTCGACGTACCATGCGGCGAGGGCGATCACCGCCGGCGTGACGACGCTCGCGGTGACGATCGGGACGAGCAGCGCGAGGAACTTCTCGAACACCACCGTGCCCCGCGAGATCGGCGCGGAGAGCAACACGTCCATCCGGTCGGTCTCGACGTCGTCGGCGATCGACCCCGCTGCGGTGTAGGCGAGGTAAATACCGAAGAACAGACTCCAGAACAGGGTGTAGAACTCGCCGGCGAGCAACCCCTCGGCGCTCGATAGGCTTTCGAGACCGAACGCCTGGACGAACGGCTGTGGCAGTTGCGTGGTGAGCTGCTCGAACTGGGCGCTCGTGGCGACGTCGGCCGTGACGAGCGGCGCGGCGGCGACGAACGCGACACCCATGAGCGCG belongs to Halococcus qingdaonensis and includes:
- a CDS encoding ABC transporter permease subunit, with the translated sequence MTLDVFRYEGEQRITAALGLSAAFALMGVAFVAAAPLVTADVATSAQFEQLTTQLPQPFVQAFGLESLSSAEGLLAGEFYTLFWSLFFGIYLAYTAAGSIADDVETDRMDVLLSAPISRGTVVFEKFLALLVPIVTASVVTPAVIALAAWYVDVTVPLAELAALHALSIPYLLCCGAIGLALSVFLDDADTARNAAIGLLFALYLFQSFVPVTDVGWLANVAPMAHFDPNDILLDGVYDVAGAALLLAATVVLVGVSRHRFIRMDIQ